Proteins encoded by one window of Cannabis sativa cultivar Pink pepper isolate KNU-18-1 chromosome 4, ASM2916894v1, whole genome shotgun sequence:
- the LOC115695232 gene encoding uncharacterized protein LOC115695232, which yields MAPELILPVSDHFPGRITYRGNGYFASIKAKFEAFNLTQKVKETPFGVFWNASELKFSGVIVHQLLLRKKKVSEAKNDEVWFYVGKTEARFGRSEFGLITGLKMSGGPSSEELTAQCDSDRILRDYLNNSKRVTFKTLWLAFEACDVADDVYKLGLCAFVEGVLLSRAEGVYIWTDMLKLVENEEKFFEYPWGLLSYQKLLSSTTKNMQQLRQNYMDKNDKTKKKHKKDKKVTQPEAKYNVYGYAPALQYWAFEAMQVLGKKYGQCKGTRFPRMLNWSTPDTVTKHDVKQADVAALFEKRMVVLQILYPRNWEVDYWKDNCEGEVPTVEMGLDEVEETQAGAQDSTAFETQAQRVAEYVERSKIIPPSPPKETADASTSATVPPTPATVPPSSTPPNDSDYLLLAKRLEKVEAQQVAILTAQTEMKADFKRSQKEMKNLIMDQIATVISLLQKQPSEPTQPSGPAQQSDPTHPSDPAEPLQTDVEELQGPPDGVEFCRIRRKRKPVFLNDYTAGKKKQRHGPVVVDTLKPADPRLLKFFQKWITYARDNGRPRDVHTGEATRSWFVKLMVLNEWLEDDQIDVMAHLLRRRRTLYLEVYTRKGVVLDTSAPQFFSMFWNMCEGDRSKMKWDESVMSYVQGIPHRYLPCWEKQEYIYFVLHLPKERHWVAVEVDIENWEIIVYDSDIGATVEAAMESYLKPYSELFANLIRDSGYFQYNNYVHPVELGDLSQLLPLHYRRATSEVVPQTNSSGNCGMYAMEHIEHLMLDRSLEHVHDDNMLTFRHRWCVDLFYQNLTW from the exons ATGGCTCCTGAACTTATTCTCCCAGTGTCAGACCACTTTCCAGGGCGTATAACATACAGAGGCAACGGATACTTTGCTTCAATAAAGGCCAAATTTGAAGCTTTTAACTTGACTCAGAAGGTGAAGGAGACGCCTTTTGGTGTGTTTTGGAATGCCAGTGAATTGAAATTCAGTGGGGTTATTGTCCATCAGTTGTtactaaggaagaagaaagtgaGTGAGGCCAAAAATGATGAAGTGTGGTTTTACGTGGGTAAAACCGAAGCTAGATTTGGACGGTCTGAGTTCGGTTTGATCACGGGCTTAAAGATGAGCGGTGGTCCTTCGTCAGAAGAATTGACTGCACAGTGTGATTCTGATCGGATCTTGCGAGACTATCTCAACAACTCAAAAAGGGTGACCTTTAAAACCCTTTGGCTAGCGTTTGAGGCATGCGATGTGGCTGACGATGTATACAAGCTGGGGTTGTGTGCATTTGTCGAGGGTGTTCTGCTGTCACGGGCCGAGGGTGTGTATATCTGGACAGATATGCTAAAGTTGGTAGAAAATGAAGAGAAGTTCTTCGAGTATCCTTGGGGTCTTCTTTCTTATCAGAAGTTGTTGTCTTCCACAACTAAGAATATGCAACAACTTAGGCAAAACTACATGGATAAGAACGATAAGACCAAGAAGAAACACAAGAAGGATAAAAAGGTTACTCAACCTGAAGCGAAGTACAACGTGTACGGATATGCTCCTGCGCTGCAATATTGGGCATTTGAGGCCATGCAAGTTTTGGGGAAGAAGTATGGCCAGTGCAAAGGGACTCGATTCCCTCGAATGTTGAACTGGAGCACCCCCGACACAGTCACGAAACATGATGTGAAGCAAGCTGATGTGGCTGCACTCTTTGAGAAAAGG ATGGTTGTGCTTCAAATCTTGTATCCTCGGAATTGGGAGGTTGATTACTGGAAGGACAATTGTGAGGGTGAGGTCCCCACAGTGGAAATGGGGTTGGATGAGGTCGAAGAAACACAAGCCGGGGCGCAAGATTCGACCGCATTCGAGACCCAAGCCCAACGGGTGGCAGAATATGTGGAAAGGTCCAAAATTATTCCCCCATCCCCACCCAAGGAAACAGCAGACGCCTCCACATCTGCCACCGTGCCCCCAACCCCTGCCACTGTGCCCCCAAGCTCTACTCCACCTAATGACTCCGACTACCTCTTGTTGGCTAAGAGATTGGAGAAGGTAGAAGCGCAACAAGTTGCGATTCTTACTGCCCAGACTGAGATGAAGGCTGACTTCAAGAGAAGTCAGAAAGAGATGAAGAATCTTATCATGGATCAAATTGCGACCGTGATAAGTTTGTTACAGAAGCAGCCTTCGGAGCCGACACAACCATCAGGGCCGGCACAACAATCAGACCCCACACATCCATCCGACCCGGCAGAGCCATTACAGACG GATGTGGAAGAGTTGCAGGGGCCACCAGATGGAGTGGAGTTCTGTAGGATTAGGCGAAAGCGGAAGCCGGTTTTCTTGAATGACTACACTGCTGGGAAGAAGAAACAACGACATGGGCCCGTGGTAGTAGACACCCTGAAACCGGCGGACCCCCGGCTGTTAAAATTTTTCCAGAAGTGGATCACTTATGCTAGGGACAATGGCCGTCCTAGGGATGTTCACACTGGCGAAGCCACTAGATCGTGGTTCGTGAAGTTGATGGTGCTGAACGAATGGCTCGAAGATGAT CAAATTGATGTCATGGCGCACTTATTGAGAAGAAGACGGACCCTATACCTAGAAGTCTACACCCGAAAAGGTGTAGTTTTGGACACATCTGCTCCACAATTCTTTTCCATGTTTTGGAATATGTGTGAGGGTGACAGGAGCAAGATGAAATGGGATGAGAGCGTCATGAGTTACGTGCAGGGGATACCGCACAGATACTTGCCATGTTGGGAGAAGCAGGAGTACATATACTTTGTGTTGCACCTTCCCAAAGAGCGCCACTGGGTGGCAGTTGAGGTGGATATCGAGAACTGGGAGATCATTGTATATGATTCTGATATCGGTGCCACCGTTGAGGCAGCCATGGAGTCATATTTGAAGCCTTACAGCGAGCTCTTTGCAAATCTAATTCGAGATAGCGGTTATTTCCAATACAACAATTATGTACATCCGGTGGAGTTGGGCGATCTCAgtcagctcctacccctccatTATAGACGAGCTACCTCGGAGGTTGTACCACAAACGAACAGCAG tggcaaTTGTGGAATGTATGCCATGGAGCACATTGAGCACTTGATGCTGGATCGGTCGTTGGAACATGTGCATGATGATAACATGCTCACCTTTAGACATAGGTGGTGTGTGGACCTATTTTACCAGAACTTAACGTGGTAG
- the LOC133037109 gene encoding uncharacterized protein LOC133037109: protein MSVDNLLPLFVTKVKKNVNLEQTPRNVTPRSVVGTFVPETEMGVGLDEQVGTNVDDERVGIEFHHSDEFDAPFYNNDPVVDLGVDDDVATYVPPPRMELTPSNQVERQRRPPEDIEENNVYTTSLSGTPSGEIYLGKLYKNKEELKNVVGRYALKNNFEWMVSKSGTDVFYVTCKDENCKWRLRGKKKALCDMFEVTVFHNEHTCNLDSRHSDHRQAAPWVIGHIIKNKYTSDGSNYKAKDIQRDMFDEYGIKMSYEKAWRCREKAVMYKRGTPAESYTKLYGYFYMPEQKNPGTITDIVSEDNRFKYCFWSLDACRKGFKYCRPVISIDGTFLKTKYGGTLLVAVAHDANNQLFPVAFAIVDSENHDSWKYFLRKLKEAIGPVENLMFISDRHQSIEHAVDVVFSEACHCACFKHITMNVNHKFKTDVCNKQIWLAAYAWNKTECDRHFEVLKQMDPAIATYVEQIGFEKWARPYCPGDRYNIMTSNAAESFNKVTEEFRKYPVTILVDFIRFTLQNWFASRLEKASKCATPLATTFENDLKDQHKDGMFRSVLRNGAQLFNVGTSPQGERGGDVNLVERTCTCGLFQMLKIPCPHACAAAVSQNVSVYTLCSPYYTKETWKKTYDATINIVGEEDEWVLPEHIKNIRIGVPVEKKPVGRPRKSNAGRRPTKRRPSVVVVVEPRHCSLCHGSGHNRATCKARV, encoded by the exons ATGAGTGTGGACAACTTGTTGCCACTATTTGTGACAAAGGTGAAGAAGAATGTGAATTTGGAGCAGACTCCCCGAAATGTAACCCCTAGAAGTGTTGTTGGGACCTTTGTCCCAGAAACTGAAATGGGGGTTGGTTTGGACGAGCAAGTTGGCACTAATGTAGATGATGAGAGAGTGGGTATCGAATTTCATCATTCAGATGAGTTCGATGCTCCCTTTTACAACAATGATCCTGTGGTTGATTTGGGTGTGGATGATGATGTGGCTACGTATGTACCTCCCCCGAGGATGGAACTAACTCCAAGCAACCAAGTAGAGCGACAAAGAAGACCCCC GGAAGACATAGAGGAAAATAATGTGTATACAACATCTCTTAGTGGTACGCCTTCAGGGGAGATATATCTTGGCAAGTTGTACAAAAACAAGGAAGAATTGAAGAATGTAGTTGGTAGGTATgcactgaaaaataattttgagtggATGGTAAGTAAGTCTGGCACTGATGTGTTTTACGTTACTTGTAAGGATGaaaattgtaaatggagattaaGGGGGAAGAAGAAGGCACTTTGTGACATGTTTGAGGTTACTGTGTTTCACaacgaacacacatgtaacttggATTCTAGACATTCTGATCACCGGCAAGCAGCACCGTGGGTCATTGGTCACattattaagaacaagtacacaTCTGATGGATCTAACTACAAAGCaaaagacatacagagggatATGTTTGATGAATATGGCATCAAGATGAGTtatgagaaagcttggagatGTAGAGAGAAGGCAGTTATGTACAAAAGGGGTACTCCAGCAGAATCTTATACGAAATTATATGGTTACTTCTACATGCCggaacagaagaatccaggCACTATTACTGACATTGTCAGCGAGGATAACcggttcaagtactgtttcTGGTCACTCGATGCTTGTAGGAAGGGATTTAAGTATTGTCGTCCTGTGATTAGTATTGACGGAACATTCTTGAAGACAAAGTATGGAGGAACACTGTTAGTTGCTGTTGCGCACGATGCAAACAACCAATTGTTTCCGGTAGCCTTTGCAATTGTTGACAGTGAGAATCATGACTCTTGGAAGTATTTCTTGCGGAAGTTGAAGGAAGCCATTGGTCCGGTTGAAAATCTTATGTTCAtatcggataggcatcaaagcattgaacatGCTGTTGATGTTGTTTTCTCAGAAGCATGCCACTGTGCATGCTTCAAGCATATTACTATGAATGTCAATCACAAGTTTAAGACTGATGTatgcaacaagcaaatatgGCTTGCAGCTTACGCATGGAACAAGACGGAATGTGATAGGCATTTTGAGGTGCTGAAACAGATGGACCCTGCCATTGCTACATACGTCGAGCAAATAGGGTTTGAAAAGTGGGCTCGTCCTTATTGTCCAGGCGATCGGTACAACATAATGACAAGCAACGCTGCCGAAAGCTTCAACAAGGTGACAGAAGAATTCAGAAAATATCCAGTAACTATTTTGGTTGACTTCATCAGGTTCACACTTCAAAATTGGTTTGCTTCTCGTCTCGAAAAGGCTAGTAAGTGCGCTACTCCTTTGGCTACTACTTTTGAAAATGATTTAAAGGATCAACACAAAGATGGTATGTTCAGGAGTGTCCTTCGTAATGGTGCCCAATTGTTCAACGTTGGTACGAGTCCTCAAGGTGagagaggtggtgatgtgaactTAGTGGAGAGAACATGCACTTGCGGACTTTTCCAAATGCTGAAAATCCCTTGTCCACATGCATGTGCCGCAGCAGTTAGTCAGAATGTGAGCGTGTACACACTTTGCTCTCCATATTACACTAAAGAAACGTGGAAGAAAACCTACGATGCCACAATTAATATTGTTGGCGAGGAGGATGAGTGGGTACTACCGGAACATATCAAGAACATAAGAATCGGGGTACCAGTGGAGAAAAAACCAGTAGGTCGGCCTAGGAAGAGCAATGCAGGTAGAAGACCGACGAAGCGTCGACCGTCTGTGGTCGTGGTAGTGGAACCTCGTCATTGTTCGCTATGTCACGGTTCAGGGCACAACAGAGCTACATGCAAAGCTCGAGTTTGA